ATGCCAAGGACAAACACTATGTCTTGCCGGACGAGTCCAACGAGATCGACCTCCTGATCGCCACCGACTGCATTTCCGAAGGGCAGAACCTTCAGGACTGCGATTACCTGATCAACTACGACATCCACTGGAACCCGGTGCGCATCATCCAGCGCTTTGGGCGCATCGACCGCATCGGCTCCCCCAACGCCAGCATCCAGCTGGTCAACTACTGGCCGGACATCAGCCTGGACGAGTACATCAACCTCAAGGAACGGGTCGAAAACCGCATGGTCATCGTCGATGCCACCGCGACGGGTGACGACAATCTGCTCGATACCGAGGCCAGTGAAATCGCCTACCGCAAGGAGCAGCTCCGCCGCCTCCAGGAAGAGGTGATCGACATGGAAGACGTCAAGACCGGCGTTTCCATCACCGACCTGGGGCTCAACGACTTCCGCATGGACCTGCTCAATTACATCAAGACCCACGGCGAGCTGGCTAACCTGCCCAGCGGCCTGCACGCCGCGGTCCCTGCGGACAGCGACCGTGGCCTGGTGCCGGGGGTAATCTTCACCCTGCGTAACCGCAACCATGCGGTGAACATCCAGCAGCAGAACCGCTTGCACCCGTTCTACCTGGTCTATATCGCCAATGACGGCGAAATTATCGCCAACCATACCGAAGTAAAGCCTCTGCTGGACCTGGCCCGCGCCGCGTGCCGGGGGCGGGGTGACCCCATCCAGGCCGCCTGCCAACCCTTTAACCAGGCCACCGACGACGGCCGCAACATGGGCTTCTATTCCGACCTGCTGGACCAGGCCATCCGCAGCATCGTTCAGGTGCAGGATGAAAAGGACCTGGACAGCCTGTTCACCGGATCACGCACCAGCGCTCTCACCAACCCCATTGCCGGGCTGGATGACTTCGAACTGCTGTCTTTCATCGTGGTGCAGGAGGCGCGATGACCGAGCAAACAGGCCATCCGGCACTCATCGACTACCCCGAGCGCGCGCGGGTGGGCCGGGTGGTGCCCAAGAATCGCATCGTGGTGTCTGGTGCGCCGGGTCGGCGCGTGCGCGATAAGCTCACCAGCCAGGTGGCCCGAATCACCTGGCAGTACAAGTTGGCACAGGAAACGCTGAACCTGAAGGGCAGCAAGGCAGTGCCGGAAATTCAGATATTCCGTGTAGCGCTGAAGCCGGCCGGTGTCACCGATGAGTTGCCGGTGGATGTGTTGAAGTGCATCGACCGTGCTATTGGCTTTCCCATCATCTTTGAGCTGACCAGCAGCCGCGAGGACGGCGCAACCCGTGATGCTATCCGGGTAGCGGCCACCTACAAGCGGCCCAGTGAGGCCGATGCCAGCAAGTGGGTGCTTGACGACTACTTTGCCACTGACTGGCTTCCGGCGGACACACTCCGAACACCGCTGCCGGTGGCGCTGGATTTGTCCCGGCTTTATGAGCAGCTTCTGCGCGAACTGCTCCCCATCCAGGCTCGGCCGGGCGAGTCTATGGTGGCCCTTATGGAGCGCCACAGCCGCATTACAGCAAAGCAACGCGAGTGCCGGCGACTGGAAGCCCGCATTCAGCGGGAAAAACAATTCAACCGCAAGGTCGAGCTCAACCGCCAGCTACGGGCGTTGAAGGCGGAACTCGACACCTTGCGAGAAACGACCATCGAAGGAAATAAGCAACATGGCTGAAGAACCGACCCTCGACAAGCTGAAAATGCACAGCCCCGATCTGAGTCAGGACAACATCGCCAAGATTCGCGAGCTGTTCCCCGGCTGCGTAACCGAGGCCCGGGACGAGGTGACCGGGAAGCTGCGTCTGGCGGTGGATTTTGATCACCTGCGTCAGGAACTGAGCGACCATATCGTGGAGGGGGGGCAGGAGCGGTATCGATTGGACTGGCCGGGGAAGCGAGAGGCGCTGGCGCTGGCGAATGCGCCGATTGACCAAGCGCTGCGGCCAGCTCCGGAGGAAAGTTTACAGTTCGAAGCCACCAAAAACTTGTTTGTTGAGGGCGACAACCTTACCGCGCTCAAGTTGATTCAGGACACCTATCTTGGGCAGATTAAGCTTATCTATATCGACCCACCCTATAACACGGGAAAAGACTTCCTCTATCGCGATAGCTTTGCTTCTGACCAGGTGACGCAGGAGCTTGCTGCAGGTGAGCGGAGCGAGGAGGGAGCCCGCTTGGTAGCAAATCCGGAAGGAAATGGGCGGTTTCACTCCAGCTGGCTGACGATGATGGCGCCGCGCCTAAGGCTAGCCCGGAACCTCCTGAAGCGCGATGGAGCCATTTTTGTTTCCTGCGACGAAGGTGAGCAGCCACGCCTGCGTTTGATTATGGACGAGATATTCGGCCAGGCCAACTTCGTGGCCGATATGGTATGGGCGGCTGGGCGAAAGAATGATTCGCGGCTTGTGTCAGTCTCTCACGAGTACATCGTTTGCTATGCGCGTGACGCGGAGTACCTACGGGAAAACAAAGTCGTATGGCGCCAACGCAAAAAGGGGCTGGATGAAATCTATGCTCAGTATGAGCGGCTGAAGCGGCGGCATGGCAACGATTACCAAGCGATGACTGAGGGATTGAAAGAATGGTATCGGCAGCTTGCGGATGGCCATCCCGCCAAGGCGCATAAGCACTATAGCAATATTGATAATCGTGGAATTTACTTTGCGGCTGATATCTCTTGGCCCGGTGGCGGCGGCCCCAAGTATGAGGTTATGCATCCGGTTACCAAGCGACCTGTAAAAGTTCCAGCGCGGGGCTGGATGACGCCTGATTCTAATAAGATGGAAGAGTGGATTCGCGATAATAGGGTGCACTTCGGCGAAACCGAGGAGTCGGTACCCTGCATAAAGAAATACCTCAAGGACAGTGAGTACCAGACGCCTTACAGCGTGTTCTATCAGGACGGTCGGGCCGCTTCGAAACGCCTGCGCGCACTGATGGGGGGCGACCTGTTTAACTTCCCCAAGGATGAACTGGTGCTACAAGAAGTCATCGAGATGATGACTGAGGGAGATGACATCATTCTGGATTTCTTTGCCGGCTCTTCAACTACAGCCCATTCAGTCATGCTTCAGAACGCCGCCGACGGTGGCAACCGCAGGTTCATCATGGTTCAGCTCGATGAGACCGCGGACGATAAGTCTGAAGCATACAAAGCCGGCTTCAAGACCATTCCCGAGGTCAGCCGCGAACGCATCCGCCGCGCCGGCAAGAGAATAATTGAGGGCGGCGACTGCCACGCCGACTGGAACCGCGATGTCGGCTTCCGGGTGCTCAAGATAGATACCTCCAACATGAAGGACGTCTACTATCGCCCCGACGAGCTGAAGCAGTCCGACCTGCTCGATATGGTCGATAACGTGAAGGAGGACCGCACCGCCGAGGACCTGCTGTTCCAGGTCTTGGTTGATTGGGGCGTGGACCTGACGCTGCCCGTTCGCCGGGAGACGGTGCAGGGCAAGACCGTATTCTTCGTCGACGACAACGCCCTGGTCGCCTGCTTTGACCAGGGCGTCACGGAAGAACTGGTGAAAGAACTGGCCGGCCACGAGCCCCTGCGCGTGGTCTTCCGCGACAACGGTTTCGTCTCGGACGCAGTCAAGATCAATGTGGAGCAGGTCTTCCGCCAGCTCTCGCCCACTACCGAAGTCAAGTCGATTTGAGGGCGGCGAGGGAATAATTATGAAGTTTAAGTTCAAGGTCCAGCCCTACCAGACCAACGCCGTTAACGATGTGGTGGGCTGTTTCGCCGGCCAGCCCATGACGTCGGGGTTGAGCTACCGCATCGACCCGGGCCGCACGGCGCAGGCGAGCGCCTTCGAGGAAGGGTTCAAGAATGCCGATATTGCGCTGTCCGAGGCACAAATTCTGGAGAACATCCAGAAGGTCCAGCGGCGGCAGAACCTGTCGGTATCGTCGTCCTTGACCGATTTCACGACCTTCAACAAAAAGGGCGAGCGAGTGGCGGCGCCAGCGGCCTACAAGAAGGACGCGCTGGCCGCCACTCGCGTTCATCTCGATGTGGAGATGGAGACCGGCACGGGGAAGACCTACTGCTACATCAAGTCCATTTTCGAGATGAACAAGAGCTATGGCTGGTCGAAGTTCATCATCATAGTACCGTCGATCGCCATTCGTGAAGGGGTGTACAAGTCCTTCCAGGTGACCGCCGAGCATTTTACCGAGAGCTACGGCAAGAAGGCGCGATTCTTCATCTACAACTCCAAGCGCCTGCATGAGGTGGAGAGCTTCTCCTCGGATGCCGGGATCAACGTGATGATCATGAACATCCAGGCGTTCAACGCGCGCGGCAAGGACAACCGCCGGATCTACGATGAGCTGGACGACTTCCAGTCGCGCAAGCCCATTGATGTGATCGCCTCCAACCGCCCGATCCTCATTCTGGATGAGCCCCAGAAAATGGAGGGCAAGGCCACCATGGAGGCCCTGCCCAAGTTCAAGCCGCTGTTCATCCTGCGCTACTCGGCCACACACCGCGCCCAGCATAACCGTGTGCACCGGCTGGACGCCCTCGATGCCTACAACCAAAAGCTGGTGAAGAAAATCGCGGTGCGGGGCATTCAGACTCGTGGCCTGGCCGGGACCAATGCCTACCTCTATCTGGAGGGCATCGACATCTCGAAGAAGGCCCCCGTGGCCCGTGTCGAGCTGGAAGTGAAACTGAAGTCGGGCGAGATCAAGCGGCAGCTGCGCCGACTGGAATTCCGTGATGACCTGTTCGTCGAATCGGGCGAACTGGATCAGTACCGGGGATTCACCATCAGCCAGATCGATGCGGTCAACGATACGGTGGAGTTCACCAATGGCGCTGTATTGAAGGCCGGCGAGGCCAGCGGCGATGTCACCGAGCGCGACATCCGGCGCATCCAGATCCGCGAGACCATCAAGGCGCACCTGGACAAGGAAAAGCAGCTCTTCGCCCAGGGCATCAAGGTGCTGTCGTTGTTCTTTATCGATGAGGTGGCCAAGTACCGCGACTATGACCAGGCCGATGAGAAAGGTGAGTACGCCCGGGTCTTCGAGGAGGAGTACGCCCTGCTCAAGGATGAGTATCTGTCGGAGCTGACGATCGACAACGAAACGTATCGGAAGTACCTGGATAACATCGAACCGGGCAGCACGCACAACGGCTACTTCTCGATCGACAAGAAAACCAACCGGCTCAAGGACCCGGCGGTCGGCGCTCGCTCGGTCGATTCCGATGATGTTGACGCCTACGACCTGATCCTGAAGGACAAGGAACGCCTGCTGGACTTTGCCGAGCCGACCCGGTTCATCTTCTCCCATTCCGCGTTGCGCGAGGGCTGGGACAATCCAAACGTGTTCGTCATGTGCATGCTCAAGCACAGCGACAACACCATTTCCCGTCGCCAGGAAGTTGGCCGGGGGCTGCGCCTGAGCGTCGACCAGCACGGCGATCGTATGGACCATCCGGCCGTTGTGCACGACATCAATGTGCTGACGGTGGTGGCGAGCGAAAGCTACAAGGACTTTGTGGCGGGACTGCAGCAAGAGATTTCGGAGACTTTGTCATCGCGTCCGCGCCAGGCGACGGAAGCCTATTTTACGGGTAAGACGATTACCACGGACCAGGGAACGACCGAAGTAACCGCCGCGATGGCGAAGCAGATCTATCGCTATCTTCTGAAGAATGACTACACGGACGATGCCGACCATATCGTCAGTGCCTACCATGATGCCAAGGCCGCCGGGACGCTTGCGGAGCTGCCCGAAGAGCTGAAGCCCCACGCGGAGCAGGTCTTCCAACTGATCGACAGCGTGTTCAGCGACGCGCAAATTCCGAAGGTGGATGACGGGCGTAAACCCAAAACCAACCCTCTCAATACGAACTTCGAGAAGAAAGAGTTCCAGGAGCTGTGGGCGCGGATCAATCGCAAGGCGGTGTACCGGGTCGAGTTCGATTCAGCGGAACTGATCAGGAAGTGCGTCAGTGCGCTGGACAAGGAGCTGCGCGTCACCCCTCTACAATACACCGTGCAGGCAGGTGTTCAGAACGATGGCTTGACTGATGAGCAGCTGCGGCGTGGTGACGGATTTGAGGTGCAAGAGACCACGACCGAGTACGGAGACTCAATTCATTCTGTCGTGAGGTACGACCTGATCGGCAAAGTTGCAGCGAATGCGGAGCTCACTCGAGACACGGCCGCGACGATCCTGGGCCGGATTCAGACCGCAGTGTTCGGACAGTTCAAACAAAACCCCGAACAGTTTATTTCCGAGGCCTCGCGTATCATTGCTGAGCAGAAGGCATCCATGGTTATCGAACGTTTGGCCTACGATGAGGTGGATGAGCGCTAT
This sequence is a window from Thiohalobacter thiocyanaticus. Protein-coding genes within it:
- a CDS encoding site-specific DNA-methyltransferase, with protein sequence MAEEPTLDKLKMHSPDLSQDNIAKIRELFPGCVTEARDEVTGKLRLAVDFDHLRQELSDHIVEGGQERYRLDWPGKREALALANAPIDQALRPAPEESLQFEATKNLFVEGDNLTALKLIQDTYLGQIKLIYIDPPYNTGKDFLYRDSFASDQVTQELAAGERSEEGARLVANPEGNGRFHSSWLTMMAPRLRLARNLLKRDGAIFVSCDEGEQPRLRLIMDEIFGQANFVADMVWAAGRKNDSRLVSVSHEYIVCYARDAEYLRENKVVWRQRKKGLDEIYAQYERLKRRHGNDYQAMTEGLKEWYRQLADGHPAKAHKHYSNIDNRGIYFAADISWPGGGGPKYEVMHPVTKRPVKVPARGWMTPDSNKMEEWIRDNRVHFGETEESVPCIKKYLKDSEYQTPYSVFYQDGRAASKRLRALMGGDLFNFPKDELVLQEVIEMMTEGDDIILDFFAGSSTTAHSVMLQNAADGGNRRFIMVQLDETADDKSEAYKAGFKTIPEVSRERIRRAGKRIIEGGDCHADWNRDVGFRVLKIDTSNMKDVYYRPDELKQSDLLDMVDNVKEDRTAEDLLFQVLVDWGVDLTLPVRRETVQGKTVFFVDDNALVACFDQGVTEELVKELAGHEPLRVVFRDNGFVSDAVKINVEQVFRQLSPTTEVKSI
- a CDS encoding DUF4391 domain-containing protein, whose amino-acid sequence is MTEQTGHPALIDYPERARVGRVVPKNRIVVSGAPGRRVRDKLTSQVARITWQYKLAQETLNLKGSKAVPEIQIFRVALKPAGVTDELPVDVLKCIDRAIGFPIIFELTSSREDGATRDAIRVAATYKRPSEADASKWVLDDYFATDWLPADTLRTPLPVALDLSRLYEQLLRELLPIQARPGESMVALMERHSRITAKQRECRRLEARIQREKQFNRKVELNRQLRALKAELDTLRETTIEGNKQHG
- a CDS encoding type III restriction-modification system endonuclease, with translation MKFKFKVQPYQTNAVNDVVGCFAGQPMTSGLSYRIDPGRTAQASAFEEGFKNADIALSEAQILENIQKVQRRQNLSVSSSLTDFTTFNKKGERVAAPAAYKKDALAATRVHLDVEMETGTGKTYCYIKSIFEMNKSYGWSKFIIIVPSIAIREGVYKSFQVTAEHFTESYGKKARFFIYNSKRLHEVESFSSDAGINVMIMNIQAFNARGKDNRRIYDELDDFQSRKPIDVIASNRPILILDEPQKMEGKATMEALPKFKPLFILRYSATHRAQHNRVHRLDALDAYNQKLVKKIAVRGIQTRGLAGTNAYLYLEGIDISKKAPVARVELEVKLKSGEIKRQLRRLEFRDDLFVESGELDQYRGFTISQIDAVNDTVEFTNGAVLKAGEASGDVTERDIRRIQIRETIKAHLDKEKQLFAQGIKVLSLFFIDEVAKYRDYDQADEKGEYARVFEEEYALLKDEYLSELTIDNETYRKYLDNIEPGSTHNGYFSIDKKTNRLKDPAVGARSVDSDDVDAYDLILKDKERLLDFAEPTRFIFSHSALREGWDNPNVFVMCMLKHSDNTISRRQEVGRGLRLSVDQHGDRMDHPAVVHDINVLTVVASESYKDFVAGLQQEISETLSSRPRQATEAYFTGKTITTDQGTTEVTAAMAKQIYRYLLKNDYTDDADHIVSAYHDAKAAGTLAELPEELKPHAEQVFQLIDSVFSDAQIPKVDDGRKPKTNPLNTNFEKKEFQELWARINRKAVYRVEFDSAELIRKCVSALDKELRVTPLQYTVQAGVQNDGLTDEQLRRGDGFEVQETTTEYGDSIHSVVRYDLIGKVAANAELTRDTAATILGRIQTAVFGQFKQNPEQFISEASRIIAEQKASMVIERLAYDEVDERYDADIFTANQTAQDFSRATAKLKNHVYDYAITDSDVEREFVKELDTSSEVVVYAKLPRGFLIPTPVGDYNPDWAISFKAGTVRHIYFVAETKGTMSSMKLREIEKTKIECARKFFTEISQRITEDRVKYDVVTDYARLMDVVGRVAST